A region of Drosophila suzukii chromosome 2L, CBGP_Dsuzu_IsoJpt1.0, whole genome shotgun sequence DNA encodes the following proteins:
- the LOC108008882 gene encoding arylalkylamine N-acetyltransferase-like 2 codes for MSSNTKDGITIRIMTVEDYKNVKAFMKDDFFLSEPLCQSSGESVHRQNEKDNDEYHLSMIAQGTCLVALDENNGGRLVGFVLAGAQVPEDIEQHRVEAEAMEQHAWGRICVMLSKIEREANIFERFGISKVLYSHITSVDKSMRGKGLGSRLAATLMDVGRSKGFPVMVAYCTSFFSARQKEALGMQCIHSLTYADYKDAQGKPIFTPAAPNTMARVMAIKL; via the coding sequence ATGAGCTCCAATACAAAGGATGGTATCACCATACGCATCATGACCGTAGAGGATTATAAGAATGTAAAAGCATTCATGAAGGATGACTTCTTCCTGTCAGAACCTCTGTGCCAATCCAGCGGAGAATCCGTTCATCGGCAAAACGAAAAGGATAATGATGAATATCACCTTTCGATGATTGCTCAGGGAACCTGTTTGGTGGCACTCGATGAGAACAACGGTGGACGTTTAGTGGGATTTGTCCTGGCCGGAGCCCAGGTTCCCGAGGATATAGAGCAGCACCGCGTTGAGGCCGAGGCCATGGAGCAGCACGCTTGGGGTCGCATTTGCGTAATGCTTTCTAAAATTGAACGAGAGGCCAACATATTTGAGCGCTTTGGAATCTCGAAAGTGCTGTATTCCCACATTACCAGTGTCGATAAATCGATGAGGGGCAAAGGATTGGGTTCCCGACTCGCCGCCACATTGATGGATGTGGGCCGATCTAAGGGATTCCCAGTGATGGTGGCCTATTGTACGAGCTTCTTTTCCGCCCGCCAGAAGGAAGCCCTGGGGATGCAATGCATCCACTCCCTCACCTATGCCGACTACAAGGACGCTCAAGGAAAACCGATCTTCACACCGGCTGCGCCGAACACAATGGCCCGAGTTATGGCCATTAAACTTTGA